In one Bacteroidales bacterium genomic region, the following are encoded:
- a CDS encoding helix-turn-helix domain-containing protein, whose amino-acid sequence MKTSTGQEQYQIPYNTSDIFIDGDLSDWNHFLSIFFSDTLAQLCPVPDRALKAFYDDKVDYTKTWHPLSKNDIEIWICWNVNFLFLAFKVEDEHLFSEVKPAEDRFPIQLNDGIELYIDAKNDSYRKMDFNDYQFLVDVSGNSVVYRGDKQRFNIDTVQVPKLAGQNIYYETAVRYLNNTVGFETGYLVELAIPFAAIGMRPETGLKMKIDLCNNDIDYSLEGAQTYADTALRYWAFNMSGYSDFGFPETWKTMQLAGAPGYIERLSAAKISRYFKIYISVLVISILVISFLLIRMRKLHKLPAREDLHPQSILFLEKPGTAQYAVSDDQKILQQATDFISRNSHETINSEMLAKHLGVSLRKLQRITREELSCTPTNFIYILKLNLAAEFLRQGKANVSQTAYEFGFSDPGYFTRLFHKHFGVSPIEYLATHSSA is encoded by the coding sequence ATGAAAACATCAACAGGGCAGGAGCAATATCAGATCCCGTACAATACCAGTGACATATTTATTGACGGGGATCTCAGCGATTGGAACCATTTCCTGTCAATTTTCTTTTCTGATACGCTCGCCCAGCTTTGTCCCGTTCCGGATCGTGCTCTAAAGGCTTTCTATGACGATAAAGTTGACTACACAAAAACCTGGCATCCACTTTCGAAAAACGATATTGAGATTTGGATTTGCTGGAACGTAAATTTTCTTTTTTTAGCTTTCAAGGTAGAAGATGAGCATCTTTTCAGCGAAGTTAAACCTGCTGAAGATCGGTTCCCGATTCAACTGAATGATGGAATTGAATTATATATTGATGCGAAAAACGATAGCTATCGGAAAATGGACTTCAATGATTACCAGTTTTTGGTTGATGTTTCAGGAAATAGCGTTGTTTACCGTGGCGATAAACAAAGGTTCAATATTGATACCGTACAGGTTCCAAAATTAGCAGGACAGAACATCTATTATGAAACGGCCGTCCGGTATCTGAATAATACAGTGGGTTTTGAAACAGGCTACTTAGTTGAACTTGCCATTCCATTCGCTGCTATAGGCATGAGACCCGAAACCGGTCTTAAAATGAAAATTGATTTGTGTAATAATGATATTGATTACTCATTAGAAGGTGCACAAACCTACGCTGATACTGCTTTACGCTATTGGGCATTTAATATGAGCGGGTACAGCGATTTCGGTTTCCCGGAAACATGGAAAACGATGCAACTGGCCGGAGCTCCGGGCTATATCGAAAGGCTCAGTGCGGCCAAGATTAGCAGGTATTTTAAGATATATATTTCCGTGCTTGTGATTTCCATTTTAGTAATCAGCTTTTTGTTGATCCGCATGAGAAAATTGCACAAACTTCCGGCGCGTGAAGATCTGCATCCTCAATCAATATTATTTCTTGAGAAACCGGGCACGGCTCAATATGCCGTAAGTGATGACCAGAAAATCCTTCAACAAGCTACTGATTTCATTAGCAGGAATAGTCATGAAACAATCAATTCAGAAATGCTTGCCAAACACCTTGGGGTTTCATTAAGAAAACTTCAACGCATTACACGTGAAGAACTATCATGCACTCCAACCAATTTTATTTATATCCTTAAGCTTAATCTTGCTGCTGAGTTCCTGAGGCAAGGAAAAGCCAACGTATCTCAAACCGCCTATGAATTTGGTTTTTCTGACCCCGGATATTTCACCCGCCTCTTTCACAAACACTTTGGCGTTTCACCGATTGAATATCTGGCCACCCACAGTTCTGCATAG